From one Phocaeicola salanitronis DSM 18170 genomic stretch:
- a CDS encoding S1C family serine protease: protein MKSLHYFYVIVVLLGLQSCRKAASSREYLRSDSKTEMQKENVALSVTERENNQKNNRNKIYSATELFKRYNSAVFMVFTTDGYKAYQGSGFFISKDGLAVSNYHVFKGTAVGYEVIKLSDGRQYKIDRVVAKSESDDYILFRVKGQFNYIPISRRQCEVGERVYTIGSPKGLENTFASGEISQIRDDDFIQISCPIDHGSSGGALINRYGEVIGITTGGRDDSGANLNFAKDIHVVPYQMK from the coding sequence ATGAAGTCCTTGCATTATTTTTATGTTATCGTAGTTTTGTTAGGATTGCAGAGCTGCCGTAAAGCTGCATCTTCACGTGAGTATCTACGTAGTGATTCTAAAACCGAGATGCAAAAAGAAAACGTTGCATTATCGGTAACAGAAAGGGAAAATAATCAAAAAAACAATAGGAATAAAATTTATTCAGCCACAGAACTATTCAAGCGATATAACTCAGCTGTTTTTATGGTCTTTACGACAGATGGCTATAAGGCTTACCAAGGTTCGGGCTTTTTTATTAGTAAGGACGGACTGGCTGTGAGCAATTATCATGTGTTCAAAGGAACTGCTGTAGGTTATGAAGTCATAAAGTTGTCTGATGGACGCCAGTACAAAATAGATAGGGTAGTGGCAAAGAGCGAATCGGATGATTATATCTTATTTAGAGTAAAAGGGCAATTCAATTATATACCTATTTCTCGAAGGCAATGTGAAGTAGGAGAAAGAGTTTATACAATAGGCAGCCCAAAAGGATTGGAAAATACATTTGCTTCGGGTGAAATCTCTCAAATAAGAGATGATGATTTCATCCAAATAAGTTGCCCCATAGATCATGGAAGCAGCGGTGGAGCCTTGATTAATCGATATGGTGAAGTTATTGGAATCACAACTGGAGGTCGTGATGATTCGGGAGCTAATCTCAATTTTGCGAAGGATATTCATGTCGTACCTTATCAAATGAAATGA
- a CDS encoding M23 family metallopeptidase has translation MKRQILLALVWGAVLFAHAQGKMEPDFRSPFDFPLLLSANFGELRPNHFHNGLDIKTGGVTGKPIYSVAEGYVSRVMVLHGGYGQALFVTHPNGFTSVYGHVVSFAPKIQEYVRKYQYEHETFVCDIRIEPDVLPIEKGEMIALSGNEGSSAGPHLHLELRRNDNGDYVDPMPYFRKYLKDDRSPVASLIGLYPVKGRGVVDGSSRRKLVGAGNLKQRFTAWGEIYTGIAAKDYMSGTSNFYGVHSVTLYVDSVQVFRSVTDEVSANENRMINSFIDYGEYAKTRRLVMRSYKAPGNSLRLLETDDARGIVTIDEERDYHFRYVLEDNFGNKRSYRFTVSGKRQDIPVYEPQAKRVLHWNQTNVVQEPGMNLIVPKAMVYEDTELDTRVVSDSGKISFDYVLDAGPAPLHGFCPLEIGVRRLPVADTTKYYIEQRVGKWKASVGGTYANGWVKATVRTLGTFSVQTDTVAPRITPLGRGTWRTNRNIRFRVSDAQTGIASYKVYVDGEFVLFGLKKGVLVIQDPERIKKGVAHRLEVIVKDGCGNEAREEYEF, from the coding sequence ATGAAGAGACAAATACTATTGGCACTGGTATGGGGGGCGGTGCTTTTCGCTCATGCACAAGGAAAAATGGAGCCGGACTTCCGTTCGCCTTTCGACTTTCCGCTTTTATTGAGCGCGAACTTTGGTGAATTGCGTCCCAATCATTTCCATAACGGTTTGGACATCAAGACCGGAGGCGTGACAGGAAAACCTATTTACAGTGTAGCGGAAGGCTATGTGTCGCGCGTCATGGTGCTGCATGGCGGATATGGGCAAGCTTTGTTCGTGACCCATCCCAACGGATTCACTTCGGTATACGGACACGTGGTTTCGTTCGCTCCGAAGATTCAGGAATATGTCCGTAAGTATCAGTACGAACATGAGACGTTCGTATGCGACATTCGCATCGAGCCGGATGTGCTTCCCATAGAAAAGGGAGAAATGATTGCGTTGAGCGGAAACGAAGGCTCATCGGCAGGGCCGCACCTGCACCTGGAGTTGCGCCGGAACGATAACGGGGATTATGTCGACCCCATGCCTTACTTCCGGAAATACCTGAAGGATGACCGTTCGCCCGTGGCAAGCCTGATAGGGCTTTATCCCGTAAAGGGCAGGGGAGTGGTAGATGGAAGTTCCCGGCGCAAGCTGGTAGGGGCTGGAAACCTGAAGCAACGCTTTACGGCATGGGGAGAAATCTATACGGGCATTGCCGCTAAGGATTATATGAGCGGGACTTCCAATTTCTATGGCGTGCATTCGGTGACGCTTTATGTCGATTCGGTACAGGTTTTCCGGAGTGTTACCGATGAAGTTTCGGCAAATGAGAACCGGATGATAAACAGCTTTATCGATTATGGGGAGTACGCGAAAACCCGCCGGCTCGTCATGCGTTCGTATAAGGCTCCGGGCAATAGCTTGCGTTTATTGGAGACGGATGACGCAAGGGGCATCGTGACGATAGACGAGGAGCGTGATTATCATTTCCGGTATGTGCTGGAGGATAATTTCGGGAACAAGCGTTCATACCGCTTCACGGTATCGGGAAAGCGGCAGGATATCCCTGTTTACGAGCCTCAGGCCAAGCGGGTGTTGCATTGGAACCAGACCAATGTCGTACAGGAACCGGGCATGAACCTGATTGTTCCGAAAGCCATGGTGTATGAAGATACCGAACTGGATACCCGTGTGGTGAGTGATAGCGGGAAAATCTCGTTCGACTATGTGCTTGATGCGGGACCTGCACCTTTGCATGGCTTTTGCCCGTTGGAAATAGGCGTGCGCCGTTTGCCCGTAGCAGACACCACGAAATATTACATCGAGCAACGGGTGGGCAAGTGGAAAGCATCGGTGGGAGGAACATACGCCAACGGTTGGGTAAAGGCAACCGTCCGTACGCTCGGTACATTTTCGGTACAGACAGATACGGTCGCTCCCCGCATCACTCCCTTGGGAAGAGGCACTTGGCGTACGAACCGCAACATACGTTTCCGGGTGAGCGATGCGCAGACTGGGATTGCTTCGTATAAGGTTTATGTCGACGGAGAGTTTGTATTGTTCGGGCTGAAGAAGGGAGTCTTGGTCATTCAAGACCCTGAGCGGATAAAGAAAGGCGTGGCTCACCGGCTGGAAGTCATCGTGAAAGACGGATGCGGGAACGAGGCACGAGAGGAATATGAATTCTGA
- a CDS encoding AsmA family protein — protein sequence MKKRTKKILKVTSLSLVSLVVVVLGVIALAINFIFTPEKLTPVVLKVANQTMNAKLDMKSVELTFFSTFPRFGLKLTEGSLVSKAVSDSVWEKTDSLLAFGKCVVVVNPLDYFYKSKITVNYLGVEDASIYAYKNKEGVANWDILKTDTASVQAPADTVVSDTVRPLTGGIDIRKVSLKRANVTFDDRDTRVYASLRNASLALRASLYKERSRLSVGFKNDNIIFWQDGQLLVNRIATELNADVELERATRLLTLNDAGISVNGVRFDVKGTLRGDSARHALAVNLEYGLHAPTLETVLNMIPESILKREELTAQGEVGMHGKIEGWYGKRQMPEVTLNVRIKDASAKYDKLPYGIDRLSADFQGFVDLMRNKVSYADLKIFRFQGAHTDILADAKINDLLGDPDITFNTKSKIDLTSLAQTFPLQEGVTIQGSVDADLKLRARLSSIKKQDLGRIRAGGKIVMSGMLLRDVNKGFEFSSDASLAFVGNDFLGAHAEITKLALQSKRINANLQRLAATVKSTNPQDTTRIVDVECKVELNQLKGRMGDSLAVFCKQTKATVHLQPGDKDPAKPKIGLSLEADTLFARAGGIKLGMDKAGFGVSAEKLRDSLWMPKGIIGFNRLKVSAPQLAMPVHMRKTSLTVGNRVITLRNASFRIGRSDLTASGAVYDLYGVLKHHRPLRAKLDISSRNLDCNQLINALNVPNDTTQVTDTFEETPEAEVDTTASDLKLFIIPKGIEFELQTDLKRVKYDNLVFENVRGGVEIRNQAVHLNGLNMRGMDADMAATVVYRATERKMGYAGFDFRLRKINIGKLVDFIPSLDSVVPMLRSFKGLVNFEAAAESRIDSNLNIKIPSLRAAVHIDGDSLVLMDGETFAEISKMLMFKNKKRNVFDNITVNMTVQDGNVTVYPFLVQIDRYKAAVGGTQGLDMNFDYHISVLKSPIPIKLGVNITGNLDKMKIRLGKAKYKDDVTPVAIRKVDSTRINLGREIVSDFRRIIRRE from the coding sequence ATGAAAAAGCGTACAAAGAAAATCCTCAAAGTGACCAGCCTTTCGCTTGTGTCGCTTGTCGTGGTGGTGTTGGGCGTCATAGCTCTCGCCATTAATTTTATATTCACGCCGGAGAAGCTGACTCCGGTCGTGTTGAAGGTTGCCAACCAGACCATGAATGCTAAGCTGGATATGAAGAGCGTGGAGCTGACTTTCTTCTCTACGTTCCCCCGTTTTGGGCTGAAGCTGACGGAAGGCAGCTTGGTGTCGAAAGCCGTATCCGATTCTGTATGGGAAAAGACCGATTCGCTCCTTGCGTTCGGAAAGTGCGTAGTGGTGGTGAATCCGTTGGACTATTTCTATAAGAGTAAGATTACGGTGAATTACTTGGGTGTGGAAGATGCCTCCATTTATGCCTATAAGAATAAGGAGGGTGTGGCGAACTGGGACATCCTGAAGACGGATACGGCATCGGTGCAGGCGCCTGCCGATACGGTGGTTTCGGATACGGTGCGCCCCTTGACGGGAGGCATCGATATAAGGAAAGTGTCGCTGAAACGTGCCAATGTCACTTTCGATGACCGTGACACGCGGGTGTATGCCAGTCTGCGGAATGCTTCGCTTGCATTGCGTGCTTCGCTGTACAAGGAGCGGTCGCGCCTGTCGGTAGGATTCAAGAACGACAACATCATTTTCTGGCAAGACGGGCAGTTGCTGGTAAACCGTATCGCTACGGAACTGAATGCCGATGTGGAGCTGGAGCGTGCGACACGCCTGCTGACCTTGAACGATGCAGGCATCTCGGTGAATGGCGTCCGCTTTGATGTAAAGGGTACGTTGAGGGGAGACAGTGCCCGGCATGCCTTGGCGGTCAATCTGGAGTACGGGCTGCATGCGCCTACGCTGGAAACCGTGCTGAACATGATTCCGGAAAGCATCCTGAAGCGTGAAGAGCTGACGGCGCAGGGCGAAGTCGGTATGCATGGCAAGATAGAAGGCTGGTACGGCAAGCGGCAGATGCCCGAAGTGACTCTCAACGTGCGTATCAAGGATGCTTCAGCCAAGTACGACAAGCTGCCATACGGCATCGACCGTCTGTCCGCCGATTTTCAAGGGTTTGTCGACCTGATGCGGAATAAGGTTTCGTATGCCGACCTGAAGATTTTCCGCTTTCAGGGTGCGCATACCGATATCCTTGCCGATGCAAAGATAAACGACCTGTTGGGAGACCCTGACATTACCTTCAATACCAAGTCGAAGATAGACCTGACTTCGTTGGCACAGACTTTCCCTTTGCAGGAAGGGGTCACGATTCAAGGTTCGGTAGATGCCGACCTGAAGCTGAGGGCCCGTCTTTCTTCTATCAAGAAACAAGATTTGGGGCGCATCCGGGCAGGAGGAAAGATTGTCATGAGCGGTATGCTGTTGCGGGACGTGAACAAGGGCTTTGAGTTCAGCAGCGATGCCTCGCTTGCTTTCGTGGGCAATGATTTCCTGGGGGCACATGCCGAAATCACCAAGCTGGCATTGCAGTCGAAGCGGATTAATGCCAACTTGCAACGGCTGGCGGCTACGGTGAAGTCGACCAATCCGCAGGACACGACCCGCATTGTCGATGTAGAGTGCAAGGTGGAACTAAATCAGTTGAAAGGACGCATGGGCGATTCGCTGGCGGTATTCTGCAAGCAGACAAAGGCTACCGTACATTTGCAGCCGGGCGACAAGGACCCTGCAAAGCCCAAAATCGGTCTGTCGCTGGAGGCGGATACGCTTTTTGCCCGTGCAGGCGGAATTAAGTTGGGTATGGATAAGGCAGGATTCGGAGTCTCTGCCGAAAAGTTGCGCGACTCGTTGTGGATGCCCAAAGGCATTATCGGCTTCAACCGTCTGAAGGTTTCGGCTCCCCAACTGGCTATGCCCGTCCACATGCGCAAGACTTCGCTCACTGTAGGAAACCGGGTTATAACCTTGCGCAATGCCAGTTTCCGTATCGGGCGTTCCGACCTCACGGCAAGCGGAGCGGTCTACGATTTGTATGGCGTGCTGAAGCATCACCGTCCGTTGCGGGCAAAGCTTGACATCTCTTCGCGCAATCTGGACTGCAACCAGTTGATAAATGCCTTGAATGTCCCTAACGATACCACACAGGTGACCGATACGTTCGAAGAAACGCCGGAAGCGGAAGTGGACACCACGGCTTCGGATCTGAAACTGTTTATTATTCCCAAGGGCATCGAGTTTGAACTCCAGACGGACCTGAAGCGGGTGAAGTATGACAACCTCGTGTTCGAAAACGTGCGCGGAGGAGTAGAAATACGCAATCAGGCGGTACATCTCAACGGGTTGAACATGAGGGGAATGGATGCCGACATGGCGGCTACGGTTGTGTATCGGGCAACGGAAAGGAAAATGGGATATGCCGGCTTTGACTTCCGTCTGCGGAAAATCAACATCGGCAAGCTGGTCGACTTTATTCCGTCGTTGGACAGCGTCGTACCCATGTTGCGCTCGTTCAAGGGGCTGGTCAATTTTGAGGCGGCAGCAGAGTCACGCATCGATTCCAACCTGAACATCAAGATACCCAGCTTGCGTGCGGCAGTACACATCGACGGGGACAGTCTGGTGCTGATGGACGGAGAAACCTTTGCCGAGATTTCGAAGATGCTGATGTTCAAAAACAAGAAGCGGAACGTATTCGATAACATTACCGTCAATATGACCGTACAGGACGGGAACGTGACGGTTTATCCTTTCCTTGTCCAGATTGACCGTTATAAGGCGGCGGTAGGCGGCACGCAGGGGCTTGACATGAATTTTGACTACCACATCTCGGTGTTGAAGTCGCCGATTCCGATTAAGCTGGGAGTCAACATAACCGGCAATCTGGACAAAATGAAAATCAGGCTGGGCAAGGCAAAGTATAAGGATGACGTGACACCGGTGGCAATCCGTAAGGTGGACAGCACGCGCATCAACCTGGGACGGGAGATAGTGAGTGATTTCCGCAGGATTATCCGGCGGGAATAA
- a CDS encoding C69 family dipeptidase yields MRKKLGWIAMLLAMCVMNGWACTNLIVGKKASADGSVIVSYSADSYGMFGFLCHYPAMTHESGAMRPIYEWDTGKYLGQIKEAKQTYNVIGNMNEFQVTIGETTFGGRPELVDTTGIMDYGSLIYVALQRSRTAKEAIKVMTDLVKEYGYYSSGESFSIADPNEVWIMEMIGKGPGVKGAVWVAVRVPDDCIAAHANQSRIHKFDLNDKDNCLYSPDVISFAREKGYFNGMNKDFSFADAYCPLDFSGLRACEARVWSFYNMFSKTTGDAYLPYIQGKSKEPMPLYVKPDRKVSVRDIQQAMRDHYEGTPLDITNDMGAGAFQMPYRLSPLTFKVDGQEYFNERPISTQQSAFTFVSQMRSTMPDAIGGVLWFGLDDANMTVFTPVYCNTDKVPASYAEGEGDCVTFSWNSAFWIYNWVADMIRPRYSLMVEDMRTVQNALEDMYADAQSGIESTAMKLYAENPQKAKEFLTNYTGMSAQAAVDAWKKLGEFLIVRYNDGVVKRVKNGKLVRPETGNTAPLDRPGYPQEFLNELVKSTGERYKMIDLK; encoded by the coding sequence ATGAGAAAAAAACTTGGATGGATTGCCATGCTATTGGCAATGTGTGTGATGAACGGTTGGGCTTGCACCAACCTGATTGTCGGAAAGAAAGCCTCTGCCGACGGGTCTGTAATCGTTTCCTATTCGGCGGATTCGTACGGCATGTTCGGATTCTTGTGCCATTATCCGGCGATGACGCACGAATCGGGAGCCATGCGCCCGATTTACGAATGGGATACCGGCAAGTACCTGGGGCAGATAAAGGAGGCGAAGCAGACCTATAATGTCATTGGAAATATGAACGAATTTCAGGTGACGATAGGGGAGACCACCTTTGGCGGACGTCCCGAACTGGTGGATACTACCGGAATCATGGACTATGGAAGCCTGATTTATGTGGCGCTCCAGCGCTCTCGCACGGCAAAGGAAGCCATTAAGGTGATGACCGACTTGGTTAAGGAATACGGATATTACAGTAGCGGCGAGTCGTTTTCTATCGCCGACCCGAACGAGGTATGGATTATGGAGATGATAGGCAAAGGTCCGGGCGTGAAAGGTGCCGTATGGGTGGCGGTGCGTGTTCCCGATGATTGCATCGCGGCACATGCCAACCAAAGCCGCATCCATAAGTTCGACCTGAACGACAAGGACAATTGCCTGTATTCGCCCGATGTGATTTCCTTCGCCCGTGAGAAAGGCTATTTCAATGGGATGAACAAGGATTTCAGTTTCGCCGATGCCTATTGTCCGCTGGATTTCAGTGGCTTGCGTGCGTGCGAAGCCCGCGTGTGGAGTTTCTATAATATGTTCAGCAAGACCACCGGCGATGCATACCTTCCTTACATCCAAGGCAAAAGCAAGGAGCCGATGCCGCTTTACGTGAAACCCGACCGCAAGGTGTCGGTGCGCGACATCCAGCAGGCGATGCGCGACCATTACGAAGGCACTCCCCTCGATATTACGAACGATATGGGTGCCGGAGCTTTCCAGATGCCTTACCGCTTGTCTCCGTTGACATTTAAGGTAGACGGGCAGGAATATTTCAACGAGCGTCCCATCTCGACCCAGCAAAGTGCCTTTACGTTTGTTTCCCAGATGCGTTCCACGATGCCCGATGCTATCGGCGGTGTTCTGTGGTTCGGCTTGGACGATGCCAACATGACGGTTTTCACTCCGGTGTATTGCAATACCGATAAGGTGCCGGCTTCGTATGCCGAAGGAGAAGGCGATTGTGTCACGTTCTCATGGAATTCGGCGTTCTGGATTTACAATTGGGTGGCAGATATGATTCGTCCGCGGTATAGCCTGATGGTAGAGGATATGCGTACCGTTCAGAATGCATTGGAAGATATGTATGCCGATGCGCAATCCGGAATCGAAAGCACCGCCATGAAACTTTATGCCGAGAATCCGCAGAAGGCGAAAGAGTTCCTCACTAATTACACAGGCATGAGTGCCCAGGCGGCGGTAGATGCATGGAAGAAGTTGGGCGAGTTCCTCATTGTGCGCTATAACGACGGGGTAGTGAAACGGGTAAAGAATGGCAAGCTGGTACGTCCCGAAACGGGCAATACGGCTCCGCTTGACCGTCCCGGATATCCGCAAGAATTCCTGAACGAACTGGTGAAGTCTACCGGCGAGCGCTATAAGATGATTGACCTGAAGTAG
- a CDS encoding OmpA family protein has translation MGVHNKKDSLFWTSYSDLMTSLFFVILVLFIVATIVMGKAIQKERTTRDATEKEIEKIRNIENSIQNIDTIWFDYNDKYKKHVLKIDVSFPTYESDITYIPLNIRENLYQAGLAIDRFLNKAKKEYGNTVNYLLIIEGQASNDGYKENFELSYKRALSVYNYLRNNRKLDLKRENCEVLICGSGTQGTMRSYPDNSLNKKNQRFLIHILPKPGVIK, from the coding sequence ATGGGAGTACATAACAAAAAAGATTCTTTATTTTGGACAAGTTATTCAGATTTGATGACAAGCTTATTTTTTGTCATTCTTGTCTTATTTATTGTAGCAACTATTGTTATGGGGAAAGCAATACAAAAAGAAAGGACAACAAGAGATGCTACAGAAAAAGAAATTGAGAAAATTAGAAATATTGAGAATAGTATTCAAAATATAGATACGATTTGGTTTGATTACAATGATAAGTATAAAAAGCATGTTTTAAAAATTGATGTCTCGTTCCCAACATATGAGTCAGATATTACTTATATACCTTTGAATATAAGAGAAAATTTGTATCAGGCAGGATTGGCAATCGATAGGTTTTTAAATAAAGCAAAGAAGGAATATGGAAATACTGTAAATTATTTGCTAATTATTGAAGGGCAAGCTTCGAATGATGGATATAAAGAGAACTTTGAGTTAAGTTATAAACGTGCTTTATCTGTATATAATTATCTCCGGAATAATCGTAAGCTTGATCTAAAAAGAGAAAATTGTGAGGTTCTTATTTGTGGTAGTGGGACACAAGGGACGATGCGTTCCTATCCTGATAATTCCTTAAATAAAAAAAATCAACGTTTCTTAATTCATATACTTCCTAAACCTGGTGTTATTAAATGA
- a CDS encoding DUF1848 domain-containing protein yields METDKITREEIHVKFRVAKEKITTDSGKQIEATAPVIISASRSTDIPAFYDKWFFNRLAKGYCVWYNPFNRKPMYVSFRHCKVVVFWTKNPEPILPYLYQLDERGIHYYFQVTLNDYVREGFEPNVPSVEKRIETFRKLSEQIGHERVIWRFDPLIITPTITPRTLLNRIWKIGNRLKGYTDKLVFSFVDVKAYRKVLSNLIKETHCFTKENVETAELNEVQRLEIVEGLAKLRDVWKAEGWNLTLATCAEEANLEKYDIDHNRCIDGELMERVFGEDKELVYYLHTGKLPEPDLFGEIPPIPIERKNLKDKGQRKICGCMVSKDIGMYDTCRHFCVYCYANTSRECVLRNKARHSDDNESLIE; encoded by the coding sequence ATGGAAACGGATAAAATAACTCGTGAAGAGATACATGTTAAGTTCCGGGTAGCGAAGGAAAAGATAACCACCGATTCTGGCAAACAAATAGAAGCAACCGCTCCGGTAATCATTTCCGCCAGCCGCTCTACGGATATACCTGCCTTTTATGACAAATGGTTCTTCAACCGTTTGGCTAAAGGGTATTGTGTATGGTATAATCCGTTTAACCGGAAGCCGATGTATGTCTCTTTCAGGCATTGTAAGGTGGTGGTGTTCTGGACAAAGAATCCGGAACCTATCTTGCCTTATTTATATCAGTTAGATGAACGGGGGATTCATTATTATTTTCAGGTAACGTTGAACGACTATGTACGCGAAGGTTTCGAACCGAATGTGCCCAGTGTGGAGAAACGGATTGAAACGTTCCGCAAATTATCGGAACAGATTGGACATGAACGAGTAATATGGCGGTTTGATCCGTTGATTATCACGCCTACCATAACCCCACGTACATTGCTAAACCGGATATGGAAGATAGGCAATCGGTTAAAAGGGTACACGGACAAGCTGGTATTCAGTTTTGTGGATGTAAAAGCCTATCGGAAAGTGCTGAGCAATCTGATAAAGGAAACGCATTGCTTTACGAAAGAGAATGTAGAAACCGCAGAACTGAATGAGGTGCAACGGTTGGAAATAGTGGAAGGTCTGGCGAAGTTACGCGATGTATGGAAAGCCGAAGGCTGGAACCTGACGCTTGCCACATGTGCCGAAGAAGCTAACTTGGAGAAGTATGACATTGATCATAACCGTTGCATAGACGGGGAGTTAATGGAACGTGTGTTCGGCGAAGATAAGGAGTTGGTTTACTATCTGCATACCGGCAAGTTGCCCGAACCGGATTTGTTCGGAGAGATTCCTCCTATTCCTATTGAACGGAAAAATTTGAAAGACAAGGGGCAGCGTAAAATATGCGGATGCATGGTGAGCAAAGACATCGGGATGTATGATACGTGCCGTCATTTTTGTGTATATTGCTATGCCAACACAAGCCGTGAATGTGTGTTGCGAAATAAAGCAAGGCATTCGGATGATAATGAAAGCTTGATAGAATGA
- a CDS encoding ABC transporter permease has product MEKFQHIQYIIVACIVLGIIIWQIYSFVQNCRQIKRLRNIYPDQNNTRIYTDERGYVSIVNENSSDDFQQTLDDINSYLSKNRNKSIDYHIIKEIVNRNADETEEEVDTMLSAPLYLGLMATIVGVAIGVVFFAWKDLGNLLTGGIQIDGIKTLLTDIGIAMIASFLGILFTKLSTSKFKDAKAVMSKKKNKFLTWIQTELMPNLTDDLTGALIKMTQDLNSFNSTFSDNTKELKETLSMVSDNYQEQTKVLEAIKNLRINKIATANIEVYDKLHGCTEEIGYLADCLKNSEQYLHEVATLNLQLGEIEKRTRSFEELGAYFKEEMQFVSDRQGMIRQSISSLDSVMQEALSNLGDSVGANTHILIETFQKQNQNLSIWFEEQQKMLSDTLVQLRDSISQKVLEFGNPIIDFKDIFSEITQKANQGIETIATTFEQQNAAIAQMLQNQKDTLEAELVEQRAILQQKMSTLYEQQPVLTNMVEAIEKLNTCLNAQNEELKNQGMMIQQIMNKESSDSSESDNKVNRWLNIAMVCGVCGSFILLLILLIVKLLG; this is encoded by the coding sequence ATGGAAAAATTTCAACACATTCAGTATATCATTGTAGCTTGTATAGTTTTAGGCATTATTATATGGCAAATATATTCATTTGTGCAAAATTGTCGCCAAATAAAACGATTAAGAAATATTTATCCAGACCAAAATAATACTCGAATCTATACGGATGAAAGAGGATATGTATCAATTGTAAATGAAAATTCATCAGATGATTTTCAACAAACCTTAGATGATATAAATTCTTATTTGTCAAAAAATAGGAATAAAAGTATAGATTATCATATTATTAAGGAAATAGTAAACCGTAATGCTGATGAAACTGAAGAGGAGGTAGATACGATGTTGTCTGCACCTCTTTATTTGGGTCTAATGGCAACTATTGTAGGAGTTGCTATTGGTGTAGTATTTTTTGCATGGAAAGATTTGGGCAATTTACTGACTGGAGGTATCCAAATAGATGGTATTAAAACCCTTCTTACAGATATTGGAATTGCAATGATTGCTAGCTTTTTAGGTATCTTATTTACCAAACTATCAACAAGCAAATTCAAGGATGCAAAAGCTGTTATGTCGAAAAAGAAGAATAAATTTTTGACATGGATACAAACAGAGTTAATGCCTAATCTTACAGACGACCTCACAGGAGCATTGATAAAAATGACTCAGGATTTAAATAGTTTTAATAGCACATTCTCTGATAATACAAAAGAATTAAAAGAGACATTATCAATGGTTTCTGATAATTACCAAGAACAAACGAAAGTTCTCGAAGCAATCAAAAATTTGAGGATTAATAAAATAGCAACAGCTAATATTGAAGTTTATGATAAATTGCACGGATGTACAGAAGAAATAGGTTACCTTGCAGATTGCTTAAAAAATTCAGAACAATATCTTCATGAAGTCGCTACATTAAATCTACAACTTGGGGAGATAGAGAAGAGAACTCGTTCTTTCGAAGAATTAGGAGCTTACTTTAAAGAAGAAATGCAATTTGTCAGTGATAGGCAAGGTATGATAAGACAAAGTATATCTAGTTTGGATTCTGTAATGCAGGAAGCTTTGTCTAATCTTGGTGATAGTGTTGGAGCAAATACACATATTTTGATAGAAACGTTTCAAAAACAGAATCAAAATTTATCAATATGGTTTGAAGAGCAGCAGAAAATGTTGAGTGATACACTTGTCCAGTTACGAGATTCCATAAGTCAGAAAGTATTAGAGTTTGGTAATCCTATTATTGATTTTAAAGATATTTTTTCAGAAATCACTCAAAAAGCAAATCAAGGTATAGAGACTATTGCAACAACTTTTGAACAACAGAATGCTGCTATTGCTCAAATGTTGCAAAATCAAAAAGATACATTAGAGGCTGAATTGGTTGAGCAACGTGCTATTTTGCAACAGAAGATGTCAACACTATATGAGCAACAACCTGTTTTGACGAATATGGTTGAAGCTATAGAGAAATTAAATACTTGTTTAAATGCTCAAAATGAAGAGTTAAAAAATCAAGGCATGATGATTCAGCAAATAATGAATAAAGAAAGCTCTGACTCATCCGAATCAGATAATAAAGTTAATCGCTGGTTGAATATTGCTATGGTTTGTGGAGTTTGCGGATCGTTTATTTTGCTGTTGATTCTTCTTATTGTCAAATTGTTGGGATAA